CGTCGCCATGACGCACGCGCTCGGCGAAGACGCCGCAGCGATTCACGCCGGCGCATGCATCCTCGCCGAAGTCGAATCCCACTTCGCCCGCGCCCGCTTCGCCAACGACCTCAACTGCACCCGCCCTCAGTTCCTCCCGGTTGGCACCAAAGCTGTCATTCTGAGCGCAGCGAAGAACCCCCGCATTTCGCCGGAAGCAGCACCGATCCTGCAGGTGCCCCATCCTTCGCAGTCTCACCGCGAAGGATGGGAAGCGACAGATCTAACCCAACCACAGCTCACCCTCATCAACGCACGCCATCCGCTGCTCGAACTCCGCATGAAAGCCGAAGCGCGAGCCGCAGGCAGAAACGAAGCATCCACACCCGTCCCGCTCACCATCACGCTCCCATCCGGCACGCGTCAGCTCATCATCAGCGGCCCCAACACCGGCGGCAAGACCGTCTCACTCAAAACCCTCGGCCTGCTCGCTCTCATGGCGCAGGCAGGCATCCCCGTCCCCGCCGACGAAGCCGCGCTGCCGCTCTTCACCAGCATCTACGCCGACATCGGCGACGCCCAATCGATCGAACGCAATCTCTCCAGCTTCTCCGCGCATGTCGTCAACCTCGACCGCATCTCGCGCGAAGCCACGCCATCCTCGCTCGTCCTGCTCGACGAACTCGGCTCCGCCACCGACCCCGAAGAAGGCGCAGCCCTCGCCGTCGCCGTCGCCGAACACTTCCTCACGCGCAACATCTGGTGCGCCATCACCACGCACCTCACCTCGCTCAAGGTCTACGCAGCGAACCACGCCGGTGTGCTCAACGCCGCCGTCGGCTTCGACCAGCAGACACTCACGCCGACCTATCAACTCCGCCTCGGCGTACCCGGAGCCTCCGCCGGCCTCAACATCGCGCAGCGTCTCGGCCTCGAACCCGCAATCATCGCCGCCGCACGCGCGCAGATGACCACGCAAACGGCCGACATCGGCGCCTTCCTCGACCATCTCCACGAGCAGCTCGTCGCAGCCACAGCGGAGCGCGAATCCCTCCAGCAGCGCGAGCGCGAAGTCTCCCGCGAGAAGATGCGCCTCGACCTCGAAGGTCGCGCCGAACAAAAAGCCCGCATCAAAGAACTCGAAGCCAGGCTCAACAAGCTCCTCGCCGAATTCGAGTCGCAGCTCAAAGAGAGCGTCAAAAGCATCGGCGACAAAGCCATCGCCAAAAAACTCACGCGCGACTCCGCATCCGCAGTCGCCCGCGCCCGCCGCGAGTTCTCAGAGCAGTTCAACACGACCGTCCTCGCCCACACCACCGGCGCAGACAAAGCCGCGCCCACAGCCGAGCATCCCATCGAAGCCAGCGAAATCAAGCCCGGCGACAAGGTCAAGCTCAAATCCCTGGGCCGCGAAGCACGCGTCGAAAGAATCATCGACACAAAGACCTTCGAAGTCTCCATCGGCCCCATGAAGATGCGCGCCGCCTTCGACGACATCGCCGCGCTCGAATCATCGAAATCCGAGACCCCGCTCCAGGCCGCCCGCCGCCGAGGCGGAGTCACCATCGCCACCGCCATCGAGCCCGACTATGTGCCCTCCGAGATCAACGTCATCGGCCGCACCGCCGACGAGGCCCACGACGAAGTCGAACGCTTCCTCGACCGCGCCTTCCTCGCCGGCCTGCCCCGCATCCGCATCGTGCACGGCACAGGCATGGGCATCCTGCGCCGCACCCTGCGCGAATACCTCCGCAACCACCCCCACGTCACCTCCGTCACCGAACCCCCACACAACCAGGGCGGCCAGGGCGCAACCGAGGTCGAGCTAAGGCAGTAGCGGGCAACGCAGAATTTTATCGTGGCTAAGGGGATTCCGCAGCAGCCCTGCAGGCAGCGCCAAGGGAATTTTGGCAATACTTGTCGTCGATATACTTGATGGCCTCAGAGATGCGGCTGATTTTGGCGGTATCTTTCAGTTCAGCGCGTTTTACCTTCAGCGTAGTGATGGCATGAACGATGTTGAAAAATTGTGTCTGGTGCATTAAGTGAACGAAGACCGCGTTCTCCCATCCAACTCGATCACCATAGGGGTCGGATGCGATATAGTCGAGAACCGCCGGCTCGGCAACTTCGCCAAGGTTAATGAGCGCCTCCACGGCAGGATAGTAGAGGTCAGGGCCAGGAATCCTCGTAACAAATTCTGGATCTCCGTCGTTGCGCTCTGTGGGTATTCGAGCCGAAAGGAGTTCGAGCAGGATTGGGATCTTTTTCTCCGTAGGCAGAGGCAAAAAGATATTGAAGGCCGCACGGAAACAACTCTCCGATATATGGTTCTCCTTGGCTCTCTGAATGTAAGTGATCGCGGCATCTGGCGCCATCGACTTCACCGCGTCACAAGATGTCTGAGAATGGATAGGGAGACAAAAACTCACCATTACCGCAGCTGCTATGAACGTTTTTGAATAGATGCTCATTGCAGATTCCATGAGATGGCCGACGTGCCCAAGCTCGCTTTATTGTCTCCGCCTACGTCCGTTGTAGGGACTGACTGGTTGTCTGTTGAGTAATAATGGCATGAGGTTCTCGTGTAATACCTGAGAATCGGTGAAATAACCGTTTTGCTATCTGGCTCCACTACCCAAATTTCAAAATCGAATCTTGTTCGAACAATATCCTGTGCTTGGGTGTGGAGTATAGATCCGGGTGCATCCAGATTTAAGACTTCTCCAGAAACAGGAGTTTGAGTTATCAAATTGCCCGTATCATTTATCGTGCCTAAGGGGACTCCGCTCCGGTAGAACTTTGTCTACTTAGCCGCATCCTCGCACGTCTCCCGTGGGAGACACCACTTCAACAGGGCTTGCGCGGCCGCATGAAGCCTCTGGCTCACCGCCGGATCGGTTGTCTTGGTCCACCTGGCCTTCAGGTCTTCTATAGCTGCAGGGGTGTGTCTTAATACATAGAGCAGATATACGCCGCTCTTGAAACCCTGTTCATCTCCGCTGTGATCTTCTCCCAGATAGGTAATGAGCAACGGTTCTACTGCACCTCGATGGAGGCTGCCAATGTTAAAAAGAGCCTGCACTGCGGGGTATAGATTTCCCCGGTCGCTAGTTAAAAAAACTCCTTGCTTTTCAGAATCAGTGAGCGGGCGCTCATAGTCGAGGTACTTAATCAGCAAAGGAGTGGCTTGTTCGGGCGGCAACGATGCTATATCTTGAAACGCCGCGAAGACACAAGACCTAGTACGCGCGTCCCCGTTTACTGTTTGCAGATACTCAATAGCTTCCTTGCCGGAATGCGATGCAAGGGCTGTGCATTCCTCAGCCGAAGCGAGGTGCATCAACCCTCCCAGCAGCACAGCCATCAGAATCAGCGATATCTTCATAGCCTCTCCTAATGCAGATTCCATGAGATCGATGTAGTCCCACTACCCCAGCTATTATCTGTTGTGTTTACAGGAAGTAGCTCTGCAGTTCCGGTAGCATTGTCAACCTGTCAAGTTACGGAAGCAGCATACCGGGTGATAGGAGCCTCACGCGACAAGCGCGGTACCCCAAAAGAGTACTTGGGCATCCCGGAAAATTTATGTACACTTCCTTGATTTCGTTTGTGCGGCCCTCAACCCGCTGAACTCATTCAACGGCGCGGGCCGCGGCAGCACTGTGCAGCGCAGCCTTAGGCGATCGAAGCAGAGAATGCGGGACCGAGGTTATGCCTTGTTCACTGTAAGCGACTCTATCCATGTCAACGCGCCAGCCGACCGGTGTTTTCTACTCTCAACCCACGTTGGCCTGGCAGCCCTCACACTCGAAATGCAACCCGTCAGCGGCAAGGTGCAGGGAACGCTCGGCCCTGGCGATCGCGTCATCTTCGCCGGCTGGCGGTTCGGCCTGCCCCATGTGCACGAGAGCGTCGTGACCCGCTACGAGCGCCCCGGCTTCCTGCAGCACTCCATGCAGCGCAGCCGCTTCAGCCGCTATCACTACGATCACCAGTTCATCGAGATCGACGGCCAGACCCTCATCATCGACAAGCTGCGCTTCTCGCTGCCATTCGGCTGGCTGGGCAAAAAAATTGGCAAGCGGCTCGTGCTGCCCGCCATCGCCGCTCTCGTGCGCAAGCGGCTCGAACTGCTCAAGCAGGTTGCCGAGAACGGCCAGTGGCGCCTCTATCTCGCTGAAGAGAGCCACGAAGAGGCCCATCCAAGCGGAATCATTGCCGAGGCAAGCTGAACAAAGGGCAAAGCTCAAACCCTTTGTCCTCAGAATGTTACTCGCCTCCGGACGACCCACTACAACCACGACGCATCAAACTTCCTACAGCATGTCTACCTGGAGAGGACTACACTCTTCAGCGCTGCTGTTTCTGCGTACGTTGCGTCTATTTTGAATAAGGGCTCCGGATGATGAAGACGATTCGCCTGCAAACACGGATTAATGCACCTGTGCCGCGCTGCTTCAAGTTGTCGTTAAGCGTGGATCTTCATCTGGTCTCTGCCCGCGGAACTCACGAGCGCGTCGCAAGCGGCGTCAAGTCCGGCCTGCTCGGCCTCGGCGATTCCGTCACCTGGACCGGGCGCCACTTCGGCATGCGCTTTCGCCACACCGCGTTGATCGACGCTCTCCGCCCGTGCGCCTACTTCCGCGACGTCATGGTCGACGGCATGTTCCGCTCCTTCGAGCACGACCATCACTTCGCCGTCATGGACGACGGCACCCGCATGAGAGATGAGGTGCGCTTCTCCGCGCCTGGCCCGTTTGCCTGGCTCATCGAACCCCTGCTTCGCCGCTATCTCATCAAGATGCTCAGACGCCGCAACGCCATCATCAAGCAAGTCGCCGAGTCCGCCGCCTGGCGCAACTTCCTCGAAGTCAAACCAGTATCCAAGCCGCCAGCATCCGCCACGAAACACGAATGGCACCAGGGCAGGGCAGTGGCGAGCTAACCCACGCCGACCGCCACTTCATCACGCCCCTTCACCGCAACGCGGATATAGTATCGCGTCCACGCCGAGGAGCAACGCACGCAAAGTTCGCCGCGTCGTTCGTATCTCCCTTGCCCCGATACTCAGCCTCCTTCGGATACGCGCACAGCGGCCGAGTCATCTCCACAGCACCGTCAACAATCTTCGCCGCAAGCATCTGTCCCGGGGCCTCGCCGTTCTCCACCCATCGCTCCAGCGCCGTCACCCCATCGAACGTCGTCGCGCCCGGCCCGCCCGCGCAGTGCTGCATCCCCGGCACCATGAACAGCCGCAAAAAATTCGTAGTCTGCGGGCCCGATATCTTTTCGACCGCATCGTAGTAGTCAATCGTGCTCAGCGGAGAGATATCCGGATCGCTCCATCCGTGATACAGAATCATCTTCCCACCCGCGCGCTCCAGCGGCAGCAGGTTGGGGTCCACAGCATCGAGCGACTTGCCCACCTTCGCCACCGTCCGCGACAGGTCCGTGTCGTAATTGAAGTCCAGCGGCTTGAACTCCGGACTGAACACCATGTACCGAAAGAACCCATCCGCCGCCCTCCAGTGCGTCGACTGGAACGGCGCGTGCCCCGTCACCCAGCTCGCCCAGCCCCCAGGCCCATCTTCGCCGCCGGGCACAAGCCCCGGATAGATCAACCTTCCCTTCGCATCATGCGCCCCACCCCAGATGTCCTTAATCGCCTTCACCTGCTTCGCCGTAAAACACCGCGAAGCATCCTCGCCCGCCCTGCACTCAAGCACCGCAGGATCAAATCTGCACGCCAGCGGATCGCTCACCACGCCATCGCGCACACCATCGGCCGCATCGCAGGCCTTGTTCACCGCATTCGCCAGCAGCGGAACCATGCTCGCCGGAATATAACTCTCGGGGTCCTTCAGCGTAGCAATCGAATACCACAGATGCGCGCCCGCATAGTGCCCCGTCCAGTTGTAAGCAGGATCGCCCACCAGCAGCCCGTCGTAGTCCTTCGGATAGCGTTGCGCCTCCATCAGTCCCTGCCCGCCGCCCTTCGAGCAGCCCACATAATACGAGTGCGCCGCCCTGTGCCCATAGAACGCCGCCACAATCTGCTTCGCATTCACCGTCGTCATATGCAGCGCGAGATAGCCGAAGTCGGCAACCAGATCAGGCCGTCCCTCAGACCACATCGAATCAAACCCATTGCCCAGCGGATGATTCACATGCCCCGTATCCGTACTCGCCGTCGCATACCCACGCCGCAGCGCAAGCCCCATCGCGCGATAGCCAATGAACCCAGCCATGCCGCCATTGCCCACGCCCTCGAACCTGCCATTCCATATCTGCGTCGGCAGCCACACCTCAAACCGTATCGCCGGCTTCGTCACCGCCACCACGCGACAGAACTCGGGCATGTTGAACATCGCCAGCGCCGGTGTAGTTACATGAAACG
This is a stretch of genomic DNA from Edaphobacter acidisoli. It encodes these proteins:
- a CDS encoding endonuclease MutS2, whose amino-acid sequence is MNSEALLPHIPSPLTESSAQALEWPRLREHIAGRTSSSLGRTWVLALEPSTNFNWIERQQQRTAEVRAFLTSGGSFDFHGLFDPTTPLEEARIEGSALDALQILSLLNLIERIAQWRNLVFPNAGAGARFTPLSSQSAEDVGIVALSAPLRDHDFSPLLRLLRGKIEPDGSLNDDASPELRRIRRTMERQHRAIEESLRRAARRLREEGSTQSSTEDLITVRGERFVIPVKAEFKRKVPGVIHGSSSSGATVFVEPLETIEQNNELVRLLDEEQAEIHRILVAMTHALGEDAAAIHAGACILAEVESHFARARFANDLNCTRPQFLPVGTKAVILSAAKNPRISPEAAPILQVPHPSQSHREGWEATDLTQPQLTLINARHPLLELRMKAEARAAGRNEASTPVPLTITLPSGTRQLIISGPNTGGKTVSLKTLGLLALMAQAGIPVPADEAALPLFTSIYADIGDAQSIERNLSSFSAHVVNLDRISREATPSSLVLLDELGSATDPEEGAALAVAVAEHFLTRNIWCAITTHLTSLKVYAANHAGVLNAAVGFDQQTLTPTYQLRLGVPGASAGLNIAQRLGLEPAIIAAARAQMTTQTADIGAFLDHLHEQLVAATAERESLQQREREVSREKMRLDLEGRAEQKARIKELEARLNKLLAEFESQLKESVKSIGDKAIAKKLTRDSASAVARARREFSEQFNTTVLAHTTGADKAAPTAEHPIEASEIKPGDKVKLKSLGREARVERIIDTKTFEVSIGPMKMRAAFDDIAALESSKSETPLQAARRRGGVTIATAIEPDYVPSEINVIGRTADEAHDEVERFLDRAFLAGLPRIRIVHGTGMGILRRTLREYLRNHPHVTSVTEPPHNQGGQGATEVELRQ
- a CDS encoding SRPBCC family protein, which translates into the protein MRDRGYALFTVSDSIHVNAPADRCFLLSTHVGLAALTLEMQPVSGKVQGTLGPGDRVIFAGWRFGLPHVHESVVTRYERPGFLQHSMQRSRFSRYHYDHQFIEIDGQTLIIDKLRFSLPFGWLGKKIGKRLVLPAIAALVRKRLELLKQVAENGQWRLYLAEESHEEAHPSGIIAEAS
- a CDS encoding SRPBCC family protein; the protein is MMKTIRLQTRINAPVPRCFKLSLSVDLHLVSARGTHERVASGVKSGLLGLGDSVTWTGRHFGMRFRHTALIDALRPCAYFRDVMVDGMFRSFEHDHHFAVMDDGTRMRDEVRFSAPGPFAWLIEPLLRRYLIKMLRRRNAIIKQVAESAAWRNFLEVKPVSKPPASATKHEWHQGRAVAS
- a CDS encoding tannase/feruloyl esterase family alpha/beta hydrolase, yielding MAFAVASPALAQSAAACVGLTKVVVADTTIESAMIVPAGTFHVTTPALAMFNMPEFCRVVAVTKPAIRFEVWLPTQIWNGRFEGVGNGGMAGFIGYRAMGLALRRGYATASTDTGHVNHPLGNGFDSMWSEGRPDLVADFGYLALHMTTVNAKQIVAAFYGHRAAHSYYVGCSKGGGQGLMEAQRYPKDYDGLLVGDPAYNWTGHYAGAHLWYSIATLKDPESYIPASMVPLLANAVNKACDAADGVRDGVVSDPLACRFDPAVLECRAGEDASRCFTAKQVKAIKDIWGGAHDAKGRLIYPGLVPGGEDGPGGWASWVTGHAPFQSTHWRAADGFFRYMVFSPEFKPLDFNYDTDLSRTVAKVGKSLDAVDPNLLPLERAGGKMILYHGWSDPDISPLSTIDYYDAVEKISGPQTTNFLRLFMVPGMQHCAGGPGATTFDGVTALERWVENGEAPGQMLAAKIVDGAVEMTRPLCAYPKEAEYRGKGDTNDAANFACVAPRRGRDTISALR